From one Humulus lupulus chromosome 8, drHumLupu1.1, whole genome shotgun sequence genomic stretch:
- the LOC133796538 gene encoding endochitinase PR4-like encodes MAILKVRNILLLSLTLLAIEAASVMAQTPCGSNTCATGECCSKYGFCGTGNDYCGANCKAGACTTNGVSVANIVTPQFFNGIKNKATNPNCPGKDFYTRQAFLNALNSYRRFAKTGSVDDSKREIAAFFAHVTHETGYFCFKEETGNQNEKYCDTSYKQYPCNPKKRYNGRGPLQLSWNYNYGGAGKANNFDGLNSPETVANDPVISFKAALWFWVENVSPVIDQGFGATIKKINGEFECGGKQPTKVKARVDLYRNYCRQFGVGTGRNLFC; translated from the exons ATGGCTATCCTAAAAGTGAGAAATATACTACTACTAAGCCTAACCCTGTTGGCAATTGAAGCTGCAAGTGTGATGGCTCAAACACCATGTGGATCAAACACATGTGCCACCGGCGAGTGTTGCAGCAAATACGGCTTCTGCGGCACAGGGAATGACTACTGCGGTGCAAATTGCAAAGCAGGCGCCTGTACAACAAATGGAGTTTCAGTTGCTAACATTGTGACACCACAATTCTTCAATGGGATAAAGAATAAGGCCACTAATCCAAACTGTCCCGGCAAGGACTTCTACACTCGACAGGCTTTTCTCAACGCTCTAAACTCATACCGTCGTTTCGCCAAGACCGGCTCTGTCGATGACTCCAAACGTGAGATTGCAGCCTTCTTTGCCCATGTCACTCATGAGACTGGAT ATTTTTGCTTCAAGGAAGAGACTGGAAACCAAAATGAAAAGTACTGTGATACGAGTTATAAACAGTATCCATGCAACCCCAAGAAGAGGTACAATGGGCGTGGTCCGCTCCAACTGTCATGGAACTACAACTATGGAGGAGCTGGGAAAGCCAACAACTTTGATGGGTTAAACTCCCCTGAAACAGTGGCCAATGACCCTGTTATTTCGTTTAAAGCAGCTTTGTGGTTCTGGGTGGAGAATGTTAGTCCGGTCATAGACCAAGGCTTTGGAGCaaccattaaaaaaatcaatGGTGAATTTGAATGTGGTGGTAAACAGCCTACCAAAGTCAAAGCTCGGGTCGACTTGTACCGCAACTATTGCCGCCAATTCGGTGTTGGTACTGGAAGAAATCTCTTCTGCTAG